Within the Photobacterium swingsii genome, the region AGAGATAAGTCGCCGCATCCAATCGGAAGAAAAAGCAGAAAAAATTGCACGCAAAGACATGCTTACGGGGGTTGCCAATCGCTATGCTTTAATAGAAACCCTTCACAAAACAATAAATAGCAAAGCGATTCAACAATCCCCGCCTGCTTTACTATTTATTGATCTCGACAACTTCAAAATCGTCAATGATACCTTTGGCCACCAAACGGGAGATCGAGTACTTCAGCAGTTTTGTTTTCGAATGAATGGGTTATTGCAAGGGTCTGCTTTCTTCGCTCGCTTAGCAGGCGATGAGTTTATTATCTTAATGACAAAATCCAGCGCAGAAGATGTCGACACCTTGATCAACAAGATCACCGAACAGGCAGAAAAACCGTTTGTGATTGGTGGTAATACTGTCTCTATCGGAGCCAGTATTGGGGTTACTTATTACCGCAATGGTGACACACCTGAGTATTTCCTTTCACGCGCTGACAGCCATATGTACGGCAATAAAAAACGCTCCCGTCAGGAGCGCTTTAAAGAAGTGATATAGACAGCTAAGCCACGTTTTGAGTTATACCGATGTCACTTCAATTTGTAATTTCACTTGCTGATTTGCATCGTCATCGACCGATTCAAATGAAGCTGGGGTGTTTAAACCCGTTGATAATGTTGGCGCAATAATCGTTCTCCAACCACCATCATCTAAGCGCTCTTGCACTTTAAAGGCAATTTTCAACTCTTCTGCTGAAACTTCTAACAACTCAGCACTGCCGACAAGCTCTCGGCGTGTAGTGCCTTGCTCATCAGTATCAAAAAATACAGTTTCTTCGCCTGGTAGCAAGGACAGCGATGTATTAACGGTTTGCTTGCTGTCTGCACCCGTTAATTCAAAATTGACATCCAATAGCCAGTCAGCCATTGCTAACGGGCTTAGTAGCGCACTGAAAAGGACTAGCCCTTTACTCCATTCGTTCATTTGCTTTACCTCTCTAAAGGTTTATCTGCAAAAGTATTCTTCACACGCGTGCTTCTGAGCAAATACATAGTCAGCCAAGCTGTAATGACGATCATTACGCCATTAGGCCAACTAAACACACCTTGTGTCATGAACAAGTGATACGTTTGCAATAAACAATCTGACAAATAAGCGGCGAGTAATAATAATTTTCCGTGCCGCCATATATAACTGCTTATTTTATTATGCTTATGCCTTTGCCCACTGAGCCAAGCTAACAATATGCTTGGTAACCCTAGCAGCAGGCCAACATAGAGACTTTCTTTTATTGGATAGAATAGAGTGAGCAGCTGTGATCCCTGCTGACGACTGGCTCCTGCCATCACAAACACAATCCAGGCTTTAGCGCTAAACGCTAATGTCAGCCATAACATTGGAGAAGGCTTTAACAAACCATGCTCATCATAAGCACTAAATGAATACCGCAAAATTGCTCCTACTTACCACGGGTGTCTTGCTATACCTATGTCTAAGCTATGGTGGCGCAGTACTCTATATTCAACCCAACATTAAGTTTGTCGTAGCACCATAAATTATCCAGTACAAATAAAAACCCTACTTTTGTAATTCTGTGGTGCATCGCACTCTTTCACTTAGTAAGTTGTAGCTTAGATCACAAATTTTGAGTAAAACTTTCAATAAAAATGAATTTTAGACATAAGTAACAGATTTATCACCGAAGAATAAAACACAGCGCAATTACCCTCTTAGGCATTTAAATTCAACAGCTTATATAAAAACCACGAGGTGTGAATAATATTTCAGCTTATATTAATTTGTTGAAATATTCCTACATAACCACAAAATATCCATCACCCTTCTCCTTCTCCTATTCAATGAAAATTCACGTATAATTAGCACCAATGAGCACTAACCTTATGGATTTCAATGACTAACTCAAAGCAACGTCAAGCCCCATCGCAAGAAACACAAGACGAAGCACTAAAAATTGCACGTGCAACCCAAAAGACAGGTCAGACAAAAGAGCAGACAAAATTAATAGCTCAGGGTATTCAGAAAGGCATTGAGCAGTACAAGAAACAACAAAAATCGAAAGCACGTGAACGTGATAAACTGCGTAAGAAACAAGCTAAAGACAACAATACATCAGCAGTAAAAACAGAAGAGGCTTCAACAGCCCCACAGATTGAATACAAGCAGCATTGGCTACCTTGGGTATTACTGGTCGCCTCATGGGGTGTATTTGCCTTCTATCTGCTAGGGTAATATCAAGAAGTTATAGCTAACACTGTATCTCTATGCGAATCGTGTTCCGTTAGTCAGCGTCATTACAAGGATCTGTATGAAAAAGTACTTAGTTCGACTCCCTTTGCTCGCAACTTTCACATTACTGCAAGCATGTTCTAATGCCGATAGCGTCGATATCGCAAATCGTACAGGCTTACCTTGCAAGGATAAACCTAATTGCGTCTCTACCTCTGATGAGCGCGCTGAGTATCATCTTGCAGTATTTGACCTATCAGAAGCAGGCAGCAGCAATTGGCAGCAAATTGAAGAAATTGCTTTAGCGTTACCAGGGGCTCGATTAGGCGCGCGATCTCAGCAGTATATTCGCGTCGAATGTGTCAGTAGCGTATTCAAGTTTGTTGATGATTTTGAAATTCACCAAGTAGGTAGCAAGCTACAAGTTCGCTCAGAGTCCCGAACGGGCTACTCTGATTTTGGCGTAAACCGTGAACGTGCTGATACATTTAGGGAGCAATTACGCCAAGCGAAGCTGCTTATCGATTAGGAGGGGGCGTACTTGCTAATACAGCCCCATTCAATGTAGAGCATTTATCTATTAAACAGGTTTAGCAAAAAACAAATTGGTAATAATTCTCATTTAGATCTATAGTGTTTCCATCAACATATTTAGATGG harbors:
- a CDS encoding DUF2919 domain-containing protein, producing the protein MLKPSPMLWLTLAFSAKAWIVFVMAGASRQQGSQLLTLFYPIKESLYVGLLLGLPSILLAWLSGQRHKHNKISSYIWRHGKLLLLAAYLSDCLLQTYHLFMTQGVFSWPNGVMIVITAWLTMYLLRSTRVKNTFADKPLER
- a CDS encoding DUF2956 domain-containing protein — protein: MTNSKQRQAPSQETQDEALKIARATQKTGQTKEQTKLIAQGIQKGIEQYKKQQKSKARERDKLRKKQAKDNNTSAVKTEEASTAPQIEYKQHWLPWVLLVASWGVFAFYLLG
- a CDS encoding DUF1499 domain-containing protein, with protein sequence MKKYLVRLPLLATFTLLQACSNADSVDIANRTGLPCKDKPNCVSTSDERAEYHLAVFDLSEAGSSNWQQIEEIALALPGARLGARSQQYIRVECVSSVFKFVDDFEIHQVGSKLQVRSESRTGYSDFGVNRERADTFREQLRQAKLLID